From the Silurus meridionalis isolate SWU-2019-XX chromosome 5, ASM1480568v1, whole genome shotgun sequence genome, one window contains:
- the LOC124385784 gene encoding olfactomedin-4-like: protein MRPSLLPVQRAAFVLVLLSQCVIGKNCMCELNNIQPPFPMEKLDSIRTAADQCTKSITSTQFMEVDVLMLGVQQRLEQLEESVSVLEKEDDGGLYGAVSLRIIELELAEVLELMSKLNKTISSHKQLSQSTATKLQSMTQGMQELEAFDVSQVVSKQRENQRFKMELAECQHELQATPQPSTPRPQRCPQGELVNITGPRTYGQTQYGTSYSFGAWGKDPKPIPGEEGRYWLVALTSSDVYANYVRHYSSLSTILLGVDPVDTPIASSNPTKNTIMGPNVVQYGGALYYNCYDFPSVCRFNISDRSITNAQLPRNTGYNNKFPFGHLDATYSYTDLDLATDESGVWVVYSSTAYFGNVILSEVIEGNPLSLGRTWNTSLHKRTITNTFMVCGVLYATRFLDKETEEIFYSFDTETGKERYDLKIRIQKMQTNIQSLNYNPRDRMFYAYSNSYIVSYAAVFK, encoded by the exons ATGAGGCCGTCTCTTTTGCCCGTACAGAGGGCTGCGTTCGTCCTCGTCCTTCTCTCTCAG TGTGTGATCGGGAAGAACTGTATGTGTGAGCTGAACAACATTCAACCTCCTTTCCCGATGGAGAAACTCGACTCGATTCGCACTGCAGCTGATCAGTGCACAAAGAGCATCACTTCAACACAG ttcATGGAGGTGGATGTATTGATGTTGGGGGTGCAGCAGCGGCTGGAGCAGCTGGAAGAGAGCGTGTCTGTGTTGGAGAAGGAGGACGATGGTGGTCTGTACGGAGCTGTTTCACTGCGAATCATTGAGCTCGAACTCGCTGAGGTTCTGGAGCTCATGAGTAAACTGAACAAAACCATCAGCTCCCACAAGCAGCTCAGTCAGAGCACTGCAACCAAG CTGCAAAGCATGACACAGGGCATGCAGGAGCTCGAGGCCTTTGACGTTTCGCAAGTGGTGAGCAAACAGCGAGAAAATCAGCGCTTCAAGATGGAATTGGCCGAGTGTCAGCATGAGCTTCAGGCCACTCCTCAGCCTTCCACTCCTCGCCCAC aacGCTGTCCACAAGGTGAGTTGGTCAATATAACTGGCCCTAGAACATACGGCCAAACCCAGTACGGAACCTCTTACTCTTTTGGCGCCTGGGGCAAAGACCCGAAACCTATACCAGGGGAAGAGGGCCGATACTGGCTGGTGGCTCTGACCAGCAGTGATGTTTATGCCAATTACGTGCGACACTACAGCAGTTTGAGTACTATACTGTTAGGTGTGGATCCAGTGGACACCCCTATCGCATCCTCAAACCCCACCAAAAACACCATCATGGGCCCTAACGTGGTGCAGTATGGAGGTGCGCTATATTACAACTGCTATGATTTTCCATCTGTGTGTCGCTTCAACATCTCTGACCGCTCCATCACTAATGCACAACTTCCAAGAAACACTGGTTACAACAACAAGTTTCCTTTCGGCCACTTGGATGCAACATACAGCTACACAGACTTGGATTTGGCCACAGACGAGTCTGGTGTCTGGGTGGTCTACTCATCAACAGCTTATTTTGGCAATGTGATCCTTAGTGAAGTGATAGAAGGGAATCCTCTGTCTCTGGGTCGGACGTGGAACACGTCGCTGCACAAGCGCACTATCACAAACACCTTCATGGTATGTGGAGTGCTTTATGCCACACGATTCCTGGACAAAGAGACGGAGGAGATTTTCTACTCGTTCGACACGGAGACAGGAAAGGAGCGCTACGATCTGAAGATCCGCATACAGAAGATGCAGACCAACATCCAGTCTCTGAATTATAACCCACGAGACCGAATGTTTTACGCCTACAGTAACTCATACATTGTATCATATGCTGCTGTCTTTAAGTAA
- the LOC124385788 gene encoding olfactomedin-4-like isoform X1, giving the protein MEKFRHIQSLMMILLVLLLAVSGRGQAHRVQGQERNGTCVCKVNSTVWAFPTAKYDGVTELLQNCQNSQQHLQTQTAASDMTMPEMEMKLTNITQRLEKYQYLNTQGLYNTLHLKQFSLEIQHLHDTMSNVKPGREAQQIRTELQKFQKDVDKMYKKNFYNMETVREKLRSLNNRVQTCRTIPQDFLSSCSQRMMTNISAPVVTKMNPFSTSYIAGAWGHDIYNDTENYWIQPLASGHRMGISVRFYKTYEDFMAERNHKDESVTDSYTHANAIQGPGTIVYKGVVYYQCYNTPELCAFDVKTKQFRRLALPDAGFNNKFPYCYYNCFDWTDINLSADDKGLWAIYATEANHGNMVVSRVDFDNFNVTHTWKTRLFKRSVTNAFMVCGVLYATRFINTYKEEVFYAFDTTTGAENNMLSIPIEKVAGGVANLHFNPIDMKLYMYNGGYMLAYRAYF; this is encoded by the exons ATGGAGAAGTTTAGACACATTCAGAGTTTGATGATGATCCTGCTCGTGCTGCTTCTCGCCGTCTCT GGGCGTGGCCAGGCTCACAGAGTTCAGGGCCAGGAGAGAAACGgcacatgtgtgtgtaaggtgaaCAGCACAGTTTGGGCTTTTCCTACTGCAAAGTATGACGGTGTGACAGAACTGCTGCAGAACTGCCAAAACTCACAGCAGCATCTCCAAACACag ACAGCTGCAAGCGATATGACGATGCCAGAGATGGAGATGAAGCTGACAAACATAACACAGCGACTAGAGAAGTACCAGTACCTGAACACTCAGGGTCTGTACAACACTCTACACTTAAAGCAGTTCAGCctggagatccagcacctacATGACACCATGAGTAACGTAAAACCTGGTAGGGAGGCACAGCAGATACGcacagag TTGCAGAAGTTTCAGAAGGATGTGGATAAGATGTACAAGAAAAACTTCTACAACATGGAAACAGTAAGGGAGAAGTTACGCTCTCTAAATAACCGCGTTCAGACCTGCAGGACCATCCCTCAAGACTTCCTCA GCTCTTGTTCTCAGCGTATGATGACAAATATTAGTGCTCCAGTGGTCACTAAAATGAACCCATTCAGTACGTCTTATATCGCTGGAGCTTGGGGTCATGACATCTATAATGATACTGAGAATTATTGGATCCAGCCTCTAGCTAGTGGGCACAGGATGGGCATCAGTGTGCGCTTTTACAAGACTTATGAAGACTTTATGGCTGAAAGGAACCACAAAGATGAATCAGTCACTGACTCATACACTCACGCTAACGCCATTCAGGGTCCAGGGACCATCGTTTATAAGGGTGTAGTGTATTATCAGTGCTATAACACGCCTGAACTCTGTGCCTTTGATGTAAAAACCAAGCAATTCCGACGTCTCGCACTTCCTGATGCCGGATTCAACAACAAATTTCCCTACTGCTACTACAACTGCTTCGACTGGACGGATATCAACCTCTCGGCTGACGACAAGGGCTTGTGGGCAATTTACGCCACGGAAGCAAACCACGGGAACATGGTGGTGAGTCGAGTGGACTTCGATAACTTTAACGTAACACACACCTGGAAGACACGTCTGTTCAAGCGCTCGGTGACCAACGCCTTTATGGTGTGTGGGGTGCTTTACGCAACTCGCTTCATAAACACCTACAAAGAAGAAGTGTTCTACGCCTTCGACACGACCACAGGGGCCGAGAACAACATGCTCTCAATCCCTATTGAGAAAGTAGCAGGGGGCGTCGCCAACCTTCACTTCAACCCCATAGACATGAAGCTCTACATGTACAATGGTGGCTACATGCTCGCCTACCGAGCTTACTTCTGA
- the LOC124385788 gene encoding olfactomedin-4-like isoform X2, translating to MFSMFMLKYAKGRGQAHRVQGQERNGTCVCKVNSTVWAFPTAKYDGVTELLQNCQNSQQHLQTQTAASDMTMPEMEMKLTNITQRLEKYQYLNTQGLYNTLHLKQFSLEIQHLHDTMSNVKPGREAQQIRTELQKFQKDVDKMYKKNFYNMETVREKLRSLNNRVQTCRTIPQDFLSSCSQRMMTNISAPVVTKMNPFSTSYIAGAWGHDIYNDTENYWIQPLASGHRMGISVRFYKTYEDFMAERNHKDESVTDSYTHANAIQGPGTIVYKGVVYYQCYNTPELCAFDVKTKQFRRLALPDAGFNNKFPYCYYNCFDWTDINLSADDKGLWAIYATEANHGNMVVSRVDFDNFNVTHTWKTRLFKRSVTNAFMVCGVLYATRFINTYKEEVFYAFDTTTGAENNMLSIPIEKVAGGVANLHFNPIDMKLYMYNGGYMLAYRAYF from the exons ATGTTTTCCATGTTTATGCTTAAATATGCAAAG GGGCGTGGCCAGGCTCACAGAGTTCAGGGCCAGGAGAGAAACGgcacatgtgtgtgtaaggtgaaCAGCACAGTTTGGGCTTTTCCTACTGCAAAGTATGACGGTGTGACAGAACTGCTGCAGAACTGCCAAAACTCACAGCAGCATCTCCAAACACag ACAGCTGCAAGCGATATGACGATGCCAGAGATGGAGATGAAGCTGACAAACATAACACAGCGACTAGAGAAGTACCAGTACCTGAACACTCAGGGTCTGTACAACACTCTACACTTAAAGCAGTTCAGCctggagatccagcacctacATGACACCATGAGTAACGTAAAACCTGGTAGGGAGGCACAGCAGATACGcacagag TTGCAGAAGTTTCAGAAGGATGTGGATAAGATGTACAAGAAAAACTTCTACAACATGGAAACAGTAAGGGAGAAGTTACGCTCTCTAAATAACCGCGTTCAGACCTGCAGGACCATCCCTCAAGACTTCCTCA GCTCTTGTTCTCAGCGTATGATGACAAATATTAGTGCTCCAGTGGTCACTAAAATGAACCCATTCAGTACGTCTTATATCGCTGGAGCTTGGGGTCATGACATCTATAATGATACTGAGAATTATTGGATCCAGCCTCTAGCTAGTGGGCACAGGATGGGCATCAGTGTGCGCTTTTACAAGACTTATGAAGACTTTATGGCTGAAAGGAACCACAAAGATGAATCAGTCACTGACTCATACACTCACGCTAACGCCATTCAGGGTCCAGGGACCATCGTTTATAAGGGTGTAGTGTATTATCAGTGCTATAACACGCCTGAACTCTGTGCCTTTGATGTAAAAACCAAGCAATTCCGACGTCTCGCACTTCCTGATGCCGGATTCAACAACAAATTTCCCTACTGCTACTACAACTGCTTCGACTGGACGGATATCAACCTCTCGGCTGACGACAAGGGCTTGTGGGCAATTTACGCCACGGAAGCAAACCACGGGAACATGGTGGTGAGTCGAGTGGACTTCGATAACTTTAACGTAACACACACCTGGAAGACACGTCTGTTCAAGCGCTCGGTGACCAACGCCTTTATGGTGTGTGGGGTGCTTTACGCAACTCGCTTCATAAACACCTACAAAGAAGAAGTGTTCTACGCCTTCGACACGACCACAGGGGCCGAGAACAACATGCTCTCAATCCCTATTGAGAAAGTAGCAGGGGGCGTCGCCAACCTTCACTTCAACCCCATAGACATGAAGCTCTACATGTACAATGGTGGCTACATGCTCGCCTACCGAGCTTACTTCTGA